The following coding sequences are from one Nicotiana tabacum cultivar K326 chromosome 1, ASM71507v2, whole genome shotgun sequence window:
- the LOC107806854 gene encoding uncharacterized protein LOC107806854, with protein MSHPHGSQASVSQPLRSQLSVSCPLAGHTTMSQSQGSQPSSSETPPISGLRLRDTSSDPPTPSTHASDIHVSYGDADDDEEVHYDQYGRIIIVPKGDVFIPSNITTRIITKATRKLYDGPYASWSDFPFALKEQIFNDFKSKCVWEHRYSADVAANFHLKARKRLSHCFSKARKLNQKPEWLLQNLWEDLQRQWLTAEFLEKSEKRKKARASEKGGSLHTGGAISLRTIKRRMEKKLGRPMNQDELFKETHIVKKKKETDQERWVEGRASTVHGRFTAEVEEFIRSQPPSESGDPIQPSDEDAERIWMQAVGGPKWGKVYGFPTKKFHRCKCGMQGIGTFLQVEQLDGESLSSMRETAIKLTSGLEAAKEREKIRDAQYIGMQEQIKSLLASGSFSIP; from the exons AtgtcacatccacatggatcacaggCATCAGTGTCACAGCCACTCAGGTCACAACTATCAGTGTCATGTCCACTTGCGGGCCATACaactatgtcgcagtcacagggctCGCAGCCATCTTCATCTGAAACTCCACCTATTTCAGGCCTTCGACTGCGAGATACTAGCTCTGACCCCCCTACACCTtccacacatgcctctgatatacATGTTTCATATGGTGATGCTGATGATGACGAGGAGGTGCATTATGATCAGTATGGAAGGATCATCATAGTTCCTAAGGGTGATGT gttcatccCTAGTAATATTACTACAAGGAttatcaccaaagccaccagaaagctttatgatggcccttatgcgtcTTGGAGTGATTTCCCATTCgcgctgaaggagcaaattttcaatgactttaag agcaagtgtgtatgggaacaccgctatagcgcggatgtggctgcaaattttcatctcaaagctCGCAAGCGGTTATCGCATTGTTTCTCCAAAGCTAGAAAGTTGAACCAGAAGCCTGAATGGTTGCTTCAGAATTTATGGgaggatttgcaaaggcaatggcttaccgcagagttcttagagaagagcgaaaaaagaaagaaagctcgtgcatctgagaagggaggatccttgcacactggaggtgcgatcagcctaaggacaataaagagaagaatg GAGAAGAAGTTGGGGCGTCCGATgaaccaagatgagctattcaaggagactcatattgtaaagaagaagaaagagacagatcaagaaaggtgggtcgagggccgagcctcgactgtacat ggtCGCTTCACAGCTGAAGtggaggaattcatacgcagtcagccaCCTAGTGAGTCGGGAGACCCaatccaaccttcggacgaggatgctgaaagaatctGGATGCAGGCTGTTGggggtccaaaatgggggaaggtatacgggttTCCTACTAAGAAATTTCATCGCTGtaagtgtggaatgcaaggaatagggactttcTTGCAAGTcgagcaacttgatggggagagcCTCTCCTCTATGCGAGAGACTGCGATAAAGCTCACATCCGGGCTAGAAGCCgccaaagagagagaaaagattAGAGATGCTCAGTACATTGGCATGCAAGAGCAGATCAAATCTCTCCTAGCTTCTGGCAGTTTTTCGATTCCCTAG